A genomic window from Punica granatum isolate Tunisia-2019 chromosome 2, ASM765513v2, whole genome shotgun sequence includes:
- the LOC116193725 gene encoding uncharacterized protein LOC116193725, translating into MKALHSDSFESLVLHFAGFGLLTVVNNLWTWVAAGAAAGISLWRVRASATPATISHRVSDEPRITNHDSSSSGGSKSTEEPPVCYVSRCTIECNGAPAVTRVRSGLASAFDSGASAVTKGKFIVYYEDDCLVAEDDDRAAMTECLGCSSGCDGGCRGRELWWAKWEKMVRTRSGEAEWYGYQDLRAIDGSVVRLWDGGRPIGGGRCVRAQGVGFAG; encoded by the coding sequence ATGAAGGCTCTGCACTCTGATTCTTTCGAATCGCTCGTCCTCCACTTCGCCGGGTTCGGGTTGCTTACCGTTGTGAACAACCTGTGGACCTGGGTGGCCGCCGGAGCCGCTGCCGGCATCAGCCTCTGGAGAGTCCGCGCCTCCGCCACGCCGGCGACCATCAGCCACCGTGTATCCGACGAACCCCGGATCACAAATCACGACTCCAGCTCATCAGGCGGGTCCAAGTCGACCGAAGAGCCGCCAGTTTGTTACGTTTCTCGTTGTACGATAGAATGCAATGGCGCGCCTGCGGTCACTCGTGTGAGGTCGGGTTTGGCGTCCGCATTCGACTCTGGTGCATCTGCTGTGACTAAGGGGAAGTTTATTGTCTACTATGAGGATGATTGCCTGGTGGCGGAAGACGATGACAGGGCGGCGATGACAGAATGTTTGGGATGCAGCAGCGGCTGCGATGGCGGTTGCAGAGGTAGAGAGTTGTGGTGGGCGAAATGGGAGAAGATGGTGAGAACGAGGAGCGGGGAGGCGGAGTGGTACGGGTATCAGGATTTGAGGGCCATAGATGGCAGCGTTGTTAGGCTGTGGGACGGCGGTCGTCCGATAGGAGGAGGGAGGTGTGTCCGAGCTCAAGGTGTTGGCTTTGCAGGGTAG